The Streptomyces collinus DNA segment CCGGTGAGGTGACCGACGAGCACGGCCGCACCCGCCACGTCGTCGTCCGTCACGGTGTCGTAGACCGAGGAGTGCCCGTGGCGGCCGACCACGACGGTCGGCACGGCGGTGGCGATGTGCTCGAGACGGGCGCGCGACGACACGGGGGCGATCAGAACGATGCCGTCCATCCCACGGTCGATCATGGCCTCGGTGACACGTGCCTCCGCCTTCTCGTCATTGCACCCGCCGGGCCCCAGGAAGACCTGGTAGTCGGTGTCCGCGAGCCGGCCGGTGATCCCGTCGAGGATCTCGGGGAAGAACGGGTTGCGGATGTCGGGCAGCATCACGCCGATGGTGTACGTCTGGCCGCGCAGGCCCCGGGCGGCCGCGAGCGGCCGGTAGCCCAGTTCGTCGATCGTCCGGCGCACCTTCGCGCGCATCTCGGGGCTGGCTCCGTAGGCGTTGCGCAGCACCTTGGAGACCGCCGTCGTCGACTCCATGGCGGCGCCTCCCGGTGCGTGGGGAACGTTGCCGGTGAGTGTACGGATCGAGCCCCGGCTCGGTAAGGCGGCGGCGTGATCGTCCCGAGCCGGCGTCGGGGATCGGACCCTGATCGTTCGTCACAGGTGCGCAGCGTGCGCGGCATCTTGACGTCATGCGGGGCTGTCTCTAGGGTCTGGCAACACCTTGTGGGAAACGTTACCCACACAGCGGGGCCCGGGGCATCCGACCTCGGTCCCCGACCACATCCCCAGACGCGGAACCCGCCCGGCGGCCGTACGGCGCCGAGCAGACCGAACTCGATCGCGCCAGAGCTTGAAACGTTTCAAGGCGTGACGCCGACGCGTCCGAGTACCGCAGCCTCGCCGCCACCGTCAGGGACGTCCTTAACGACGCCTTCTATAACCCGGGGCTCGGCCGGTACACCGCCGTCGGCAGCCGGGGTGGTACCGGGGCGACGCAGGCCGCCCAGGCGCTCGCGCTGGACGAGGGCCTGGTTCCCGAGGGGCAACGCGGGAGGGTCCTGGACGCGCTGGTCGAACTCGTCCACGCCCACCGGCCGTTCGGGGGCGGCCCCCACTTCAGCGGGGGCACCATCGGCCTTGCCCCCATCGTCAGGGCCCTGCACGCGGGCGGCCGCGACGACGTCCTCTGGGACGTCCTCCAGGAGGACACCCGCCCCGGCTACGGCTACTTCATGGCCCCGACCACGGCCAATCCCCACGGCTTGACGACCGTCCCCGAACAGTGGGACATGGGCAATTCCAAGAACCACATGATCCTGCTGCAGATAGAGGAATGGTTCCACAGCGGTCTGGTCGGCATCCGCCAGGCACCGGGCAAGGCCGGTTACCGCGAGCTGGTGATCGACCCCCGTCCGGTCGGCGGGCTCACCCGTGCCGAGGGCAGCTACCACACCCCCGTACGGCGTGGTGTCCGCCCGGTGGGTCCGCGAGAAGGGCCGGTTCCGGCTCGACGTCGGGCTCCCGCCCAACACCACGGCACAGGTCCGGGTACCCACCGCCGGACGCACCCAAGTGACCGGGGACGGCGCCGTGTTCCAGGGCATACGGGGCGACCGTGCCACCTAGGGCGTGGCCTCGGGGCGGCACGGATTCGTCGGCTACGACGGCGAAGGCCGATGATGCGGGGGACGTGCTGTCCGCCGGACAGCACGTCCCCCGCACGGTGTGCCGCTCAGTGGTCAGGCGGTGTGCAGCCGAAGCCCGTACCTGTTGAGGATCTCGTTGACGGGCTGGTGCCAGGTCTCGCCGCCGCTGCTGCAGTTGCCCCAGCCGCCGGAGGTGACCCCCTGGGCCTGGTCGCCGCTGATGAAGGAGCCGCCGGAGTCACCGGGTTGGGCGCAGACGCTGGTCTTGGTCATCTGGTGGACGGCACCCTGGCTGTAGTTCACCGTCTCGTTCTTCGCCAGGACGGTGCCGCAGTGCCAGTGGGTGGTGGAGCCCGAACGGCAGACGGAGGCTCCCACCGGGGCCTCGGCGGAGCCGCGGACGAGCCGGTCGGGAACGGTGCCCCAGCCGAGCACCACCGGTACGGTCCACCAGCCGCTGCCCACGTTCACCCACGCGTAGTCGTTGCCAGGGAACGACGACCCCTGGAAGTTGCCGATGTAGGACCGGTCCCAGCCGTACACGGCCGCGCTCGGCGAGCCGCAGTGCCCGGCGGTGACGAAGCCGCCGTGCACGGAGAAGCCAATGGAGCAGCGGACGTTGCCGGTGTAGTAGGGGTCACCGCCCACGGTGCCGGCGGCGAAGGTACGCGGCGCGGCGGGAGTCTGCCGCACCGCCACGGGACCCGCCTCACGGGCCCGGGCCAGAAAGGCCCGGACATCGTTGTCGTCCCGGTTCCCGGCGACGACGTTGACGACGACCTTGTTGGCCTGCGGATCCACGTGCCAACTGCCCACGCCGGCAGGCGCGGACAGCGCGTCGATCCTCTTCATGGCCGCGTCGAGCTGCCGCGCGTCGTACCGCACGAGGCGTACGGCCGCTCCGGTCGCGCGTACGGCCTCGGCCCGCGCGGCCCGTGTGACGGCGACAGTGAGTTCGCCGCGGCCGGCGTCGAACCACGAGCCGCCGTAGGAAGAACCGGCGGCGCTGCGGGCCTCGCGTTCGACGGCTGCCGCGGCTTTCTCGGCGGCCAGGCGTGCCTCGGCCTCGTCCCGGGTCAGCCCCAAGTCGCGCTGCATCGCGGACAGGAGAGCGGGGGAGGCGGGTGCTTGGGTGGAGCGTGCGGGAGTGTCCGCCGCCGAAGCGGGCAGGGCGCCCGCGGCGGTCCAGGTGCCGAGCAGGAGGAGCGCGGACAGTGCGGTACGCAGAGCTGTGGTGCGTCTCAAGGGATGCCCCTTCGTTGTTCCAGCAGAGTGGGGTGGAACAGCAGAGCCTGAGAGCGCTCTCGTGGTGCGCGCGGCAGAGCCTAACCACCGATCGCGGAAAGGTCTATGCCATGTTTTCGGTCGTTCGGGAAGCCGATCGTGCGTGTCGACTCGGAAGCTGCATACACATACGGGTGGGACGGCTGCATCCTCCTTAGTGAGGGACGGCACCCGGGTGAAGTTCTTATGTGCATACACTTTCAGCGTATGCTTCCGGTGAGGTAGGCCGACAACCCTGACGCGGCGGTGAAGAACCCATGCCCGCCGACTATGCGTGCCAGCACGCGGCCGAACGTGCCGCAGAAAGCGCCGACTTGCTGCGTGTCTTCCTTCGGTCCGGCCGGCCGGGCGAGGGAGGGGCGGCGGTGGGCTTCGACGACTGGCCGATGGGCGCATCGGCCCTGCTCGTCATCCTCTCCGGTCTCCGGGCCGGCACCCCTGGCGAGTTGGCGCAGTGGCACGCCCGCATCGGCGACCGGGTCCGCGAAGCCGTCGGACCGTACGTTCCCGGGGCGGACGGAGAGCACGCACCGAACAGCATGAGGCCATGCCGGTGTGCGTGAAGTGTCCAAGCCCCGCTCGCCACTGTGACGTTGCATGCCGACGTTCAACGGGCGACTCCGCCTGAACAGCGAAAACCAACTGGCAGTCAGGTCGAGCTGCTTCACCGCATCGCGCACTGGGCATGCAGTCACGACCAAGTCTCAGTCTTGACAAAGTCTAAAGTGGAGTCTACTTTTCAAGTCCTTGAGTGGGTGTGCGTGGCCTGGGTGGGTTTATTCATTTTTGGTTGGCCTCCACATCCGGCCCCTGCTGAGATCGGAGTTGGACATGAGGTGCTACGACTGCCTCCAGGAGGCGCGCAGCGACACCACGGGCATCGGTGTGTGTTCGCGCTGCGGCTTGGCCGCCTGCGAGAACCACGCCCGCGTACGTCAGGCACAGGTCGCCCGCCAGGTCGGCATGGGTGCTTCGTACGGCCGTATCCCGGCACGCAGGGTGGTGTGCCACACCTGCGACATGGCCGAGACGGCGCACTGACCGCACAGCGCGCTTGTCGCGCCCGCATCACCGGTCGCCGAATGCGCGTTGTCCGTCCGAGAAGGCGTTCTCGGCCTGCTCGGACGTCGTTCCTGATCACTGGCGCACCGGGCCGTCGCCACTGCTGAGGCCACGGCCCGGTGCGCCATGCTGGAGGCACGACCGCGGACGAGCGGATGCTGTAGGGGTCGGGCTCGTTCCAGCTCGGCGGCAGCCGCCTCAAGAGATCAGGCCTTCCGCAGGGCGCTGAAGAGGCCGGCGTTCCTCCCGTTCGGCGTGGGACAGGGCATCGCCCTCGTCCTGGAGCGATGAGCGCCAGGGCCCATGGCACGGCCAGGCGCCAGGCTCACCGGCTCCTACAGGTGGATACAGTCATTCCCCGTCCGAAGCGGGCCGATGACAGACACATCAGCTCTCACCCTGGAGTTGCCGGGCGTCTCTGCATCGGCTGCATACACCTGGGTAGACTCCCGGCGTGAGCAGGAGCAGAAGCGAGTCCCCTCAGGAACAGCGGCCGGCCGGCGACGAGACCGAGGCGCAGGCCGGGGCGCCGTCGGGTGAGGGCCCCGCGGCCGCCGCGGGCGGGCGCCGCCTGGCTCTCGACGTCCATGGACGGCTGCGCGCCATGATCCTCAACGGCGAGTTGCCTCCGGGATCGGTGCTGCTCCAGGCCGAGATGGCACGCAAGCTGGGTGTCAGCCGCACACCCATGCGCGAGGCGTTCCGGCTGCTCCAGGAAGAAGGGCTCATCGACGCGCGCCCCGACCAGCGCGCCCGGGTGCGGTCGGTGGACCCCGAGGACCTGGACGCCGTCTACGGGGCCCGCATCATGCTCGAAACGCTCGCGGTGAGCATGACGGCCAAGTCGTTCACGGCCGAGGACATCGAGCGCATGAGCGACGCCCTGAAGCGGATGCGGGGCCTGACGGTCGACGACCAGCCGGAGGAGTGGCACGCGGCCCACCACGAGTTCCACAGCATCGCCACCCAGGCCGTCGAGCCTCACCTGCAGCGCATGATCGCCTCGCTCGGCGAACACAGCGAGCGCTACATCCGCCTGGCTCAGCTGGGCGCGCCCGCCTCATGGAGCAAGGCGTACGCGGAGCACGAGGCACTCCTCGATGCACTGCGGAGCAGCGATCCGGCCGAAGCCGCACGCGTGGTCGCCCGTCATCTGGCGCGCACGGCTCTGAGTGTGCTGGCGGACATCGCCCCCGAACACGAACCCGCGGCCACCCGCACCGCCCTGGCCATCGCGGGCAACGGCGGGCAGTGACGCCAGGCGGCGGCCGCAGGGCACCCCATCGACCCGGCGGGCCCTGAAGCATCCAGCCACCCGTCCCACCGTGGGCGGTGGCTACGCCGTAGTCATGAGGCCCCCGCCCCGTCGCCCTGTGACGGTCACAGTTGATGGCCGATGTCCCGCGCCGCCGGCAGCAGCGGAGAGGCCAGCCGGTTCAGCCGGCCCTTCGGGTAGCGGGCGGACGGTGCAGCCACGGCGACGGCGGCCACGGCCCTACTCGTGCGATCGCGGACGCACGCACCGACCGCGTTCACACCCCGCTCGCTCTCCTGGAGGTTGAGGGCCCAGCCGGCGCGGCGGACCGTCGTCAGCTCGGCCACCAGACGCTGGACGTCCTCCGGCGCTTTGGATTTTCCCCCGGGGAGTCCGTTCGGGTAGAGCATCCGGAGTCGCTCCGGCGGCAGCTCGGCGAGCAGCGCCTTGCCGCCCGAGGTCACGTGGGCGGGCAGGAGCGCGCCCGTGCGATGGGTCACGCGCAGCGCCTGCGGGCCTTCCACTCCGTCCAGGAACCGGGTGGCGTTGCCCTCCAGCACCGTCAGGTGAGTGGTCTCGCGGACGATGTCCGCCAGGCGTTGCAGATGGGGGCGGGCGAGGGTGATCAGGTCCGGCGGCGGGGCGGCCCGACTGCCTCTGATCGCCCGCAGGGCAGGTCCCGGCCGGTAGACCTTGTGGCGGTCCTGCTCCGTGAACCCCTCGAACACGAGCATCGCCAGGATGCGGTGCGCCGTCGACCGTGCGACGCCCAGCCTTGCGGCGACCTCCAGCACGCGCAGTTCGTCGTGCTCGTGCAGCAACCGCACGACGCGCAGCGCGTTGCCGGCCGCACTCACGGGATACGAAGGCTCGGGATTCTGCACAGAAGAATTCTCTTCCTCGGAGA contains these protein-coding regions:
- a CDS encoding IclR family transcriptional regulator, which gives rise to MQNPEPSYPVSAAGNALRVVRLLHEHDELRVLEVAARLGVARSTAHRILAMLVFEGFTEQDRHKVYRPGPALRAIRGSRAAPPPDLITLARPHLQRLADIVRETTHLTVLEGNATRFLDGVEGPQALRVTHRTGALLPAHVTSGGKALLAELPPERLRMLYPNGLPGGKSKAPEDVQRLVAELTTVRRAGWALNLQESERGVNAVGACVRDRTSRAVAAVAVAAPSARYPKGRLNRLASPLLPAARDIGHQL
- a CDS encoding DUF2180 family protein, which encodes MRCYDCLQEARSDTTGIGVCSRCGLAACENHARVRQAQVARQVGMGASYGRIPARRVVCHTCDMAETAH
- a CDS encoding S1 family peptidase translates to MRRTTALRTALSALLLLGTWTAAGALPASAADTPARSTQAPASPALLSAMQRDLGLTRDEAEARLAAEKAAAAVEREARSAAGSSYGGSWFDAGRGELTVAVTRAARAEAVRATGAAVRLVRYDARQLDAAMKRIDALSAPAGVGSWHVDPQANKVVVNVVAGNRDDNDVRAFLARAREAGPVAVRQTPAAPRTFAAGTVGGDPYYTGNVRCSIGFSVHGGFVTAGHCGSPSAAVYGWDRSYIGNFQGSSFPGNDYAWVNVGSGWWTVPVVLGWGTVPDRLVRGSAEAPVGASVCRSGSTTHWHCGTVLAKNETVNYSQGAVHQMTKTSVCAQPGDSGGSFISGDQAQGVTSGGWGNCSSGGETWHQPVNEILNRYGLRLHTA
- a CDS encoding GntR family transcriptional regulator, yielding MSRSRSESPQEQRPAGDETEAQAGAPSGEGPAAAAGGRRLALDVHGRLRAMILNGELPPGSVLLQAEMARKLGVSRTPMREAFRLLQEEGLIDARPDQRARVRSVDPEDLDAVYGARIMLETLAVSMTAKSFTAEDIERMSDALKRMRGLTVDDQPEEWHAAHHEFHSIATQAVEPHLQRMIASLGEHSERYIRLAQLGAPASWSKAYAEHEALLDALRSSDPAEAARVVARHLARTALSVLADIAPEHEPAATRTALAIAGNGGQ
- a CDS encoding alpha-L-rhamnosidase C-terminal domain-containing protein, which gives rise to MPRAATTPPYGVVSARWVREKGRFRLDVGLPPNTTAQVRVPTAGRTQVTGDGAVFQGIRGDRAT